The sequence CGACTTCATCTGGAGTAGTCGGAGCCGGAAAATTACCAACTTCAAACTGCTGGTAGTCAACAGTTTCAACGACGACGAAATCGTGCCAATCAATCTGTGCATAAGCAACCCGTTCACGTTCCAATTCTTCCTCTTCTTTACGACGCTGTGCTTCCTGGTACTTCAACCACTCAGATCGATACTTTACCTCCTCCAATATCTTCTCCATATTATAGGACTCATCTCTCAACCGCGGTAGTAAGTCCTTTGGTGGAATCAAAACTTTAGTATACTGTTCCAGTAATTTAGTAAAGTACTGAAACAACGAATGTTGCGGtcgtaaaaaatcaaattgaaaattacGTTGTTCGCGATTCATCAGATTTGTCAGAAATTGACGTCCGTTTCTTGCAACAAACTGAGCCGttaattttacaatatctctgtagcaaaaaaaaaaaaaaataaacaataaatagtttactaattaaaattaacgaagtaaaaaataaaaatcttacaaGTCAAGCGCCGAAATTGACGGCGGATCagcaataaattcaaattcagtTGGTGGATCTTTTGGCACAAACGGTTGTTCCACAGACTTTAGGATTTCCTGCTGCTTCTGATGAGTACCAAGAGCTACTCCTCGCGGCACATTACCAACACTTGGCTCCTGAGCTTTTCCTTCTTTGAACTCCTTCACTTTGTGCTGATAGTAAGCATGATATGGGTCGCCAAAGTTCAAGAAATTAAACTTGGCATTACCCAGTTCGTTTTGACGAATCCTCGACTCAAACTCTGGTCCATTTCTTGCCACGAAACTCGCGGTCTTGTCGACAATATCTATTAAACTGTATAAGAAAAATACAACGACAACTTACCAATcttagtaaattattataaataaatattcattttttatgagaaagGATACTTCTGACCTCCGGTGGAGGATAAATTATGCCAACAATTGGCTGCGATGAAGGTGCTGAAGGTTCTTCAGGTTCTCCTGGCGGTAACTGAACCGCTACAGCGTCTTGTCCaggcatttttttaatttattactctaCTTATAAATGCActgctataaaaatattaatttatttatttattttataaataaatatatgaagtatgataattatatttatataaactaattattgtagtaattaataaacactAAATACATTTGCTTACTATTTACGAGACTGGTGATGAcgacaaaaatttataggttatgattttaattcaaatttatttctctagggcgcgctttttaaaatttaaaaaaagctgGCATTGATATTTGTGAACGTGAGATAAACACGTGtttggttaaaaaattagtatttatagCGTTactaattgtaaattaattaaaaatgggTCGTCATAAGAAGGTAAAgacttttcattaattaataatttaaaagtcgtaattaattgtaatttaatttatttataaattattttttttgccgcTTATAAATTAGTGaggttatttattattttaaatatttcagggAAGAtgtgtaagaaaaaataaacaaatagattCCAAGGAACCTGATGACATCGTAAGAGCGCCTCATTCATTTGTCATCCACCGCGGGCTTCCTGGTGACCATATCGTTGAGCTCACCAAGGATTTCCGTCGAGTCCTGGAACCATTCACCGCATCGGCGCTCAAAGAACGCAAGAGAAATACAATAAAAGATTTCGTTTCTATCTCCAGTTATCTCCACGTTTCtcatatgtgtatatttagtaaaactgAGCTAGGAATGTATTTGAAACTTTGCCGGTAAGATTTCGTTGCTTTTGCTGCTATCAAGTACATGAcagaaatattgaaatgacTTTTTTGCAGAATACCAAGAGGTCCAACgttgacatttaaaataataaattttacattagcAAGAGATGTAATATCTGcgttgaaaaaacaaatggtCTTTGAAGAggcgtttaaaaattttccattggttattttgaataattttagtgGAGCTGCTGGTAaagatgaagataataaaGACAATGTTCTCAATggagatgatgatgatgaagaagaaaatgatgcgcatattaaattaatggcGACCACTTTTCAAAATATGTTTCCTAGCATTAATATtactaaagtaaatataaatatatttgtttatttaattgatattgatattaattgatcatttattatagataaatttaagtaCAGTAAGACGCTGCGTGTGTCTTAATTATAATCCAGCAGacaaatcaattgatttcCGTCACTACGCTATCAAAGTTGTCCCTGTTGGACTTTCGAGAGGAGTCAAAAAACTGGTCCAAGCTAAAATACCAAATTTAGCTAAATGTCAGGATTATTctgaatttttaacaaaagctACACTGTCAGAAAGTGAAGCTGAAGATGACCCTGAGAGTCATGTTACTTTGTCACAGAATTTATCATCGCGTGGTAATCATGCTAAAGGAAAAAGTGCTATCAGATTGTATGAGTTGGGGCCAAGATTAACAATgcaggtaaattatttaaattaatgatgtagataatttatttatttatttattttacttttatttgtttcagTTGATGAAAGTTGAAGATGGTTTGCTAGATGGGCAAGTTATGTTCCatgaaaatattcataaaactgAAGAAGAGATTAAGAAGATCGCTAAATTGCGtgagaaaaaacaaagattAAAAGAAAAACGTAAAAGAACTCAGgaagaaaataaacttaaGAAAGAAGCACTCAAGGAAGAGCACAAAGAAAAGTCATTGGAGGgaataaaaaagaaacaagAGATGTTGAAAAAGGAGAGCGATATTCTGATGCGTAAGTTTGCGAAGGAGTCGGTTCAAGAAACTCAGCAGgaggatgatgatgatgagcaGTATTATCGCGATGAAGTTGGAGAGGAGCCAGATAAAGGTAtggacatatattttttttttttatgtgattgtaagaaatttatatgattaatGACAGCATTCacgtgatttattttttgttcctttCAGATCTTTTCCAGAGCAAGTCTTCGGTCAAAAGGAAAACCGACTACACACCGAATTACAAACcgaagagtaaaaaaatgaaatttaataatgatgGGAAAAAACCCAAAAGTAAAAGAGTTAAATTTAGtaatgatgtaaaaaaataaatatttttttttaattaaatttaattaatggaattataaaaataataatctttaattattaagtaaatttatttttattttttataaaattaacttttatattaattattatttttataaaaatatgaaaatatataaaagttttaattgaaaatcatttttaaatcataaaatttattaatttaatttaattatttttatatgcaCTTTTTTCTTAATGTGCATCCTTTAATCActcaattatcaaaaattaatgaaaaaaaaattatatacatttatagattgcttattaaataagaatatacaTATGTCACggtaaatgaaatatttataaatataaaaataattatttgatgatgCTGGCAATTATTCGTACCAGAATCGATGCGGTATTAATTGCGACTGTCCCAAAACGTTGACGTGAATATTTTCCTTACTGGCGctgctttaaaaaataaataaaaataaaactgttaTATCAcaatatcattaaattaaaatataaaaagtgatAAGTGCAGATTAGCTGtcactaaaaattcaaaagtgcaGTTGCGCaaacattttaaatcaattttaaaactacaagcaattaaaaaaagtaagcagagttaaaaaaaaatagattattttaataaatatagaagTACAAAGTGATTCTTTTATAatacttgttaatttttacataattagtTCATTAGTATAAATGATTTGTCAATCCAacgaagaagaaaaataaatacatagatcataaattattctcGTATATAAATATCTTAAGCGTCATgcatttattaaacatttttttataatctctcactttttatttgttttatctgGAATGTTTGGTTTACGAAGCTCTAGCTGATTTTCTAAGTGCTTGATGTACGCCTTGTACTCTTGTGATTTGTCAACACGTTTTTGTAGAATTTCATGGAGTTTAGCTTTCTCGGCTTTTAGTTTAGCGATCGTCCTCGCTTCTATTGCAGACTCctgtaatgaaataaaataattatcatctcAAACAAGTAAAGCAACATGTAGAGTAACTCGAACAGTAaccgaataaaaaatattcgcgggaattttttaattttcaaattaacgaATGCCTTTTCTCCCTTAAAAAGTAAACTAACGTATGCGCTCTTATATCATATGTAtgatgatatataaatatagacacATACAAATGTATAGCATTGGGTAAGAAACAGCGTAGCTCGTAGTGGGGGTCAAGATTAAGaagaagttaattaatttaaataataagcaaTTTATTCATGAATAATTACCGTGACTATTCCGATCCCGGCACCATCCATCCACTTGCTAAGATTTTTCTTCTCAGTAACGATTTCAGCGTCAGTTTGAACCCCCATTTCTCGGTGATTACTCTTCCATTTGGTGCATCTCTCACACTCGGCTTGCAATTGTCCTCTCAATTTATCCCTCAGAAcctcattttgttttttatatgcTTCGAGAACTTCTTCATACTCTTTGATCTTTTGTTCGTATGGGAAGAATCCAGCCTGGAGTTGCATCGAGAGTGCCGTGATTTTAGCATTTCTCAACACCAAGACTGCTTCAAGTTCCTGGATTGTCTTCTTCAAACGTTCACATTGACTGTCACTTGTATCATCAACCAACTCATCAGCAAGTTCTAAGGGACGATTCTGATTGTACAATTCACTCCTCCTGCGCTGACGCGAAACGTTGGCCAATGTAGGACTGGATGTTCTAGAACTAATGCTGTCAACATCACATTTGCTGTTCAACTTTAATTTGAGATCCTCATTTTCTTGCTTCAGCTTCTCAACAGATTTTCTTAGCATCTTCAGCTCATTGTTGATGTCCATCCCCGACTCTGCATTACTCTGAGGCTTCTCATTCTCCATCTGATAGATTTTATCCTGCAGCACAGTGTTCTCTTCATCCAGCTCATTTATTTTACCCAACATGTCATCCATCTCTTCGTCCAATTCTTTATTCTTCTTCATCAGCTCTTGGTTCTTAGTCATcagttcatttatttttttctcatactGCCCGACCGTCGATCGTTTCTCTTCAAGCTCCAGAGCAACAAGATTTTTTTCCATGATCAACATGTCATATTTACTACGCAACTCAAAAGTCTCCGAGCTATTAACTGTAGCTTTGT comes from Microplitis demolitor isolate Queensland-Clemson2020A chromosome 8, iyMicDemo2.1a, whole genome shotgun sequence and encodes:
- the LOC103578326 gene encoding protein Peter pan — translated: MGRHKKGRCVRKNKQIDSKEPDDIVRAPHSFVIHRGLPGDHIVELTKDFRRVLEPFTASALKERKRNTIKDFVSISSYLHVSHMCIFSKTELGMYLKLCRIPRGPTLTFKIINFTLARDVISALKKQMVFEEAFKNFPLVILNNFSGAAGKDEDNKDNVLNGDDDDEEENDAHIKLMATTFQNMFPSINITKINLSTVRRCVCLNYNPADKSIDFRHYAIKVVPVGLSRGVKKLVQAKIPNLAKCQDYSEFLTKATLSESEAEDDPESHVTLSQNLSSRGNHAKGKSAIRLYELGPRLTMQLMKVEDGLLDGQVMFHENIHKTEEEIKKIAKLREKKQRLKEKRKRTQEENKLKKEALKEEHKEKSLEGIKKKQEMLKKESDILMRKFAKESVQETQQEDDDDEQYYRDEVGEEPDKDLFQSKSSVKRKTDYTPNYKPKSKKMKFNNDGKKPKSKRVKFSNDVKK